One Entomomonas asaccharolytica DNA segment encodes these proteins:
- the thiI gene encoding tRNA uracil 4-sulfurtransferase ThiI, whose translation MKFIIKYFAEITIKSTPVRKQFVNQLTKNIRSVLKKLDPHIRVASKWDNIEVNTTLTDPASKAQLIEKLSCIPGIGSFLQVVEYPLVDIADVLEKCKYHFAEQIKGKTFCVRCKRAGKHSFTSVQIEREVGAGLIKDCAPKGVSLTQPEVEVRLEIRDQHVYLVEHAYKGLGGYPLASLDQVLVLMSGGYDSTVAAYQMIRRGLMPHFCFFNLGGRAHELGVMEVAHFLWDKYASSQRVMFISVPFEQVVGEILTKVDNSQMGVILKRMMLRAATQLAKRYELTALVTGEAISQVSSQTLTNLTVINQATDMLVIRPLVASHKEDIIATAEQIGTAEYARHMPEYCGVISVNPTTRAKPERIEREEQRFDFALLDEAVAQAKWVTVDQIMQELDKDINVEQVAEVLAGQIVIDIRHPDQAEDQPLVVEGIEVKQIPFYAINQQFSKLDENRQYLLYCDKGVMSRLHAHHLLSEGHVNVRVYRP comes from the coding sequence ATGAAATTTATTATTAAGTACTTTGCTGAGATTACGATAAAAAGTACTCCAGTACGTAAGCAATTTGTTAATCAATTGACCAAAAATATACGTTCAGTTTTAAAGAAACTGGATCCGCATATTCGTGTTGCTAGTAAATGGGATAATATCGAAGTTAATACAACCTTGACTGATCCAGCTAGCAAGGCACAATTAATTGAAAAATTAAGCTGTATTCCTGGTATTGGTTCTTTTTTACAAGTGGTTGAATATCCCTTAGTGGATATTGCTGATGTATTAGAAAAATGTAAATATCATTTTGCTGAGCAAATAAAGGGTAAAACATTCTGTGTTCGTTGTAAAAGAGCAGGTAAACATAGTTTTACCTCCGTTCAAATAGAGCGAGAAGTGGGTGCTGGCTTAATAAAGGATTGCGCCCCTAAAGGTGTTTCACTGACTCAGCCAGAGGTTGAAGTACGTCTAGAAATTCGTGATCAACATGTTTATTTAGTTGAGCATGCTTATAAAGGTTTAGGCGGTTATCCATTGGCCTCTTTAGATCAAGTATTGGTGCTGATGTCAGGTGGTTATGACTCTACAGTAGCCGCTTATCAAATGATCCGTCGTGGATTAATGCCGCATTTTTGCTTTTTTAATTTAGGTGGTCGTGCTCATGAATTAGGCGTTATGGAAGTGGCTCATTTCTTATGGGATAAATATGCCAGTTCACAGCGGGTGATGTTTATCAGTGTGCCCTTTGAACAAGTAGTGGGTGAAATTCTTACCAAAGTAGATAACAGCCAAATGGGTGTTATTTTGAAACGGATGATGTTACGTGCCGCCACACAACTTGCTAAGCGTTATGAGTTAACTGCCTTGGTAACTGGCGAAGCTATTTCTCAAGTATCAAGTCAAACCTTAACTAATTTAACCGTGATTAATCAGGCAACGGATATGTTAGTTATTCGCCCTCTAGTGGCTAGCCATAAAGAAGATATTATTGCCACAGCAGAACAAATTGGTACGGCTGAATATGCGCGCCATATGCCAGAGTACTGTGGTGTTATTTCAGTTAATCCTACTACCCGTGCTAAACCAGAACGTATTGAAAGAGAAGAACAGCGTTTTGATTTTGCCCTATTAGATGAAGCCGTTGCCCAAGCTAAATGGGTGACGGTTGATCAAATTATGCAGGAGTTGGATAAGGATATTAATGTCGAGCAAGTAGCAGAAGTGCTTGCAGGCCAAATAGTAATAGATATCCGCCATCCAGATCAGGCAGAAGATCAGCCATTAGTGGTAGAAGGGATTGAAGTTAAACAGATACCTTTCTATGCTATTAACCAACAATTTAGCAAATTAGACGAAAATCGCCAGTATTTACTCTATTGTGATAAAGGTGTTATGAGCCGATTACATGCCCACCATTTACTAAGTGAGGGGCATGTTAATGTGCGTGTATATCGTCCTTAA
- a CDS encoding PA3611 family quorum-sensing-regulated virulence factor yields MIRKSILIASLAIPFMVNAASLKDYNLHQTLQTVAKKSSEGIPRKINDDLIDRGYSVQDNTLINRIEVSDKQAEEMRKFPGTVRNQLAESVCKNQGYRDLLQRGAILSYQFTEKGNKPIAEELFFASDCGL; encoded by the coding sequence ATGATTCGCAAAAGTATTTTAATTGCTAGCTTGGCTATACCCTTTATGGTGAATGCTGCTTCTTTAAAAGACTACAATTTACATCAAACCCTTCAAACAGTAGCTAAAAAAAGTAGTGAAGGTATACCCCGTAAAATTAATGATGACCTAATAGATAGAGGTTATAGCGTACAGGATAATACCCTTATTAATCGTATTGAAGTGTCTGATAAACAAGCAGAAGAAATGCGTAAATTCCCTGGTACTGTAAGAAACCAATTAGCAGAAAGTGTTTGTAAAAATCAAGGCTACCGTGATTTATTACAACGTGGCGCTATTTTAAGCTATCAATTTACTGAAAAAGGCAATAAACCTATTGCTGAAGAATTATTTTTCGCTTCTGATTGTGGCTTATAA
- a CDS encoding NGG1p interacting factor NIF3, translated as MYKLCFYVPDSHLQPVKQAVFATGAGQIGDYAECCWQVLGEGQFKPLQASNPFIGKANSLEYVAEWRVELVVADELIAKAVAALKAAHPYETPAYDVWQLADF; from the coding sequence ATGTATAAATTATGTTTTTATGTGCCTGATAGTCATTTACAGCCAGTTAAGCAAGCAGTGTTTGCTACGGGAGCAGGGCAGATAGGAGATTATGCAGAATGCTGTTGGCAAGTACTAGGGGAGGGGCAGTTTAAGCCATTGCAGGCTAGTAATCCCTTTATTGGTAAAGCCAATAGTTTAGAATATGTAGCAGAGTGGCGGGTGGAGTTAGTCGTGGCTGATGAGTTAATTGCTAAGGCAGTGGCTGCTTTAAAAGCAGCGCATCCTTATGAAACACCAGCTTATGACGTTTGGCAATTAGCTGATTTTTAA
- a CDS encoding GNAT family N-acetyltransferase, which produces MLTQRPVQADDLAIICQFPQTAEELFFFYPSAEYPLTVEQLTLAIEQRTHPTVIVKDREIAGFANFYQWQAGGCCKIGNVIINPKLRGQGIAKFLIKAMIRKAREHYQANQVEVACFNDNTAALLLYKQLGFTPVDIEQRENKQGKKVALIHLSYELIYVL; this is translated from the coding sequence ATGCTTACCCAACGACCTGTGCAAGCTGATGACTTAGCAATTATTTGCCAGTTTCCACAAACAGCAGAAGAATTATTTTTCTTTTATCCTAGTGCTGAATACCCATTAACGGTTGAACAATTAACCTTAGCTATTGAGCAACGTACTCATCCAACTGTAATAGTAAAAGATCGAGAAATAGCAGGCTTTGCCAATTTTTACCAATGGCAAGCTGGCGGTTGCTGCAAAATTGGCAATGTAATTATAAATCCAAAATTACGTGGTCAAGGCATTGCTAAATTTCTTATTAAAGCGATGATACGTAAGGCGCGCGAACATTACCAAGCAAACCAAGTTGAGGTTGCTTGTTTCAATGACAATACGGCGGCGCTGTTACTTTATAAGCAATTAGGTTTTACACCTGTTGATATTGAGCAACGCGAAAATAAACAAGGCAAGAAAGTAGCACTTATTCACCTTAGCTATGAACTTATTTATGTGCTTTAA